The Wansuia hejianensis genomic interval AGTGACGTGCACGTGTCAATTTCCTCAGAAATAGGCTCCATGGGGCTGGTTGAACGTGAGAATGCGACGATTTTAAACGCCGCCCTTTACCGGGTGGCCGAACGATTTACCGAAGGTTTCGCAAAAAGCCTGAATGATGAAGGTGTTACAAATGCGGATGTTTATCTGTCACAGAATGACGGAACATTAATGACCATGGAGAACGCACGGAAATATCCGATTCTGACAATCGCCTGCGGCCCTACCAACTCTATCCGGGGCGCATCTTATCTAAGCCGCCTGGAAAACGCAATTGTCGTAGACGTCGGCGGAACTACCACCGACCTGGGCTTCATTCAGAACGGCTTCCCCAGAGAATCCAGCCTGGCAGTAACCATCGGCGGAGTCCGCACCAATTTCCGAATGCCGGACGTGGTATCCATCGGCCTCGGGGGCGGTTCGATTGTGCGGCAGCTGCCTGACGGCACAGTTACGGTCGGCCCGGATTCCGTCGGCTATAAAATCACGGAAAAAGCGCTGGTTTTTGGCGGAAACACCGTCACCGCCACTGACATAGCCGTCCGCCTGGGAATGGCTGCCATAGGCGATCCGGCTAAAGCAGCCAGCCTTGATGAAACCTTCGCACGCAAGGCTCTGGACGCCATCAGGACACTGGTGGAAGACTCCATAGACGCCATGAAAGTCTCCAGCCAGGATATAGATCTGATCCTGGTAGGCGGCGGCTCCATCATCCTCCCCACTCAGCTGGCCGGTGCGAAATCAGTGATGAAGCCGGAACACTTCGGCATAGCAAATGCCATAGGCTCTGCTATCTCCAAGGTATCCGGAACCTTTGAACAGCTGATCAGCTATGATGAAATACCGAGAGAACAGGCCCTGGAGCAGGCAAAAGCAGATGCCATAGATCTGGCAGTTGCAGCCGGCGCACTCCGGGAAACCGTAGAAATAATCGAGGCAGAGGATGTACCTCTTCAATATTATGCCGGAAACACCAACAAAGTAAAGATTAAAGCGGCCGGTGAACTGAAAAAATAGGATATTCAGGATTCACGGCAGTACCGCACCGCCTGCGGAGAATTGACTTGCTTCCCTTTTTGCCCCGTGCTATAATCAAATTGAGGTTTTTTGAGGGAGGTTATTCTGTTTTACATTCGGGCTTTTATCTGAATACTCCCGTCATATTCTGCATAAGGAGGGTATATTTATGAGTTTTTGCGGAAAATGTGGAGCATCCATACCCGATGGGTCCAAGTTTTGTCCGAAATGCGGGAATCCCATGGTTTCCCAGGTGAATTCGCCGGAACCAGGCGTTCCGAATCCAGGCGTGACCGGTGAATTCCCACCGGTAGATCCGGCACCGCAGCCTGAGCCGGCGCCTTTTAATTACAATCAGTATGGAAGCTCAGGCGGCAGCGATTATAGCGGCCCCAGCTATGAACCTGGCAAGAAGGGTTCCGGTAAGCTGGTGCTGATATTGGTGATCGCTATTGTGGCTATTGTAGCTGTAATATTAATCCTCTTATTCACCACCGGGATTCTCGGCGGGGGACGAAGCGGCGGTTCGGCTTACGAGAAGCCTGTACAGAAGCTGATGAACGCGATAGAAGATCAGGACGCACAGCTGGTCGTCGATGTCCTTCCTGATGAGATTGTAGATCTGCAGCTGGAATACTACGAGGATGAAGAAGAACTGGCAGATGATCTGGCCAGCTATATCTTCAGTGATTTTGAAGACTATGACAGCATTAAGGTTTCTTACAAAGTGACAGATAGAGAACAGCTCGACGATGATGAGATTGATGATCTGATTGATGATTATTCCTATAATCTGGATGTGGATCTCGATATCACCGACGCATATGATTTAGATCTTGATGTGGATTTCAAGGCTGACGGTGAGAAGGAATCTGAATCTCTCTCCCTGACAGTGATCAAGATCGATGGAAGCTGGTATCTGGACCTGTTCAGTTTATAATTAAGACGAACATATTTCAGGAGGTTCTACATGAGTTTTTGTAAGAAATGCGGCAATCAGCTGAATGCGGGTGCACAATTCTGCCCCCGGTGCGGCGAACCGGTATCACAGCCGGCTTCCGACTATCAGCCGACGAACTTCAGCCAGCCGGTCCCGACCGCGCCGAATAAATCAAAAGCGCCTTTATTCATTTTGATCGGAATTGCTGCTGCAGTTGTACTTGTTATCGTTCTGCTCCTGCGCGGATGCGGAGGCGCAGCCTATGAGAAACCGGTCAAGGTCATGCTGGATACGATGATCAGCGGAAAATACGACATGAAAACCGCCCAGAAGATGGTAGATCAGATTCCTGACCCTGTGATAGACGCCATGATAGAGGACTATGGCGCATATGATACGGAAAGAGAATTCGTTGAGGAACTGGCAGGTGAATTAGAAGATATGGCGGATGATATCTCAGAATATAACCCGTCCTATAAAATTACCGGCACCAAAAAGATGGATTCTGATGATATTGAAACCCTGGAGGAGCAGTACAGCGACTATATTGATGTCGATCTGAAAATAAGCGAGGCTTATACAATTAAGGTTTCACTCTATTCCACTGAGGATGGGGAAGAGAATAAAGAAAAGGCTGAGCTGAATACCATTAAAGTCAAAGGAAAATGGTACCTGGATTACTTTTCAATGAACAGCATATTCTAAGCCACAGTTTCTAAATGGTTAACAGACGGCGCCGCAGATGTTATTCACCTGCGGCGCTGATTTCATGTGTAAGCTTACAGCAAACTCAGCTGTCAGCCTCTGTAATAATTGATCAGGCAGCCCTTCAGTATGATTTCTCTTTCATCGTCTGTCAGGTCTCCCAGCTTCATCTCAAATTGCTTCAGGCTGTCTCCCACCACATAGGCGGTAATTGTTTCAGCCTTTTCCTCAACTGCTTTCCTCACATCGGGGACAAAGAGGTAATCCCCGTTCTTAAAGGGAAGCTCCCCGGAAGGAATCAGGAATGGCAGCATCCCCCAATTAATCAGGTTGGAACGGTATCTCTTGGTCGCATATTCATTGGCGATATTCGCCCAGCCGCCCAGAACCTTCTGACAGGAAGCAGCCTGTTCACGGGCAGAACCGTCGCCGGGCTTCACTGCGAAGATCGCAGACCCCACTCCCAGATTCGGACTGTCTGCCGACGGAAACTCCTTCTGAATCGCCGCTAACACCGGTTGAATCTCAGGAAGTGCTTCAGCAGGGTTTTTCCCGGACTCGATGGCCAGTTCCGCCTTCTGCACCTCTTTTGCACGCCCTACATAGGCCGGATCTTTCCTGGAAAGAGTAAATTCAGCCAGGCCCAGAGGATTTGACCGGTAAGAAGAAGTCTCGCCGGAGGGAATCAGCTCATCTGTAGTGGTAACCGGATCGTGAATCTCCGATACTACCTTCAGCACCAGATGCTCAGCCAGCCTAGGCATAGTCGGCCAGTCTTTTATATTCGGGCCAAACTGGATCTCAACAGAGGGATCCGCCACGCCCTTGCTGTCAAAGACACGGTTCGCATAGATATTACTGTCAAAATGGTACACCGGATGGCGGTACTCTCCCGCGTATTCAGTCGCCGGAGTCAGATACCCCTTGTTGGCCGCAGTAGCCGCGATGGAACGCGCATCCATGAGAGCCACGGAGGATATCTGTCCATTCTGGATCTTGGAACCTTCTCTGTTAGGGAAGTTCCTCGTGGAATGACGGATAGAGAACGCGTTGTTGGCCGGGGTATCACCTGCACCAAAGCAAGGCCCGCAGAACGCCGTTTTCACAATCGCCCCGGTCTCCAGCAGATCTGCCAGGATACCATTCTTCGCCAGTTCCATGTAAATCGGTGTGCTGGCCGGATAGAC includes:
- a CDS encoding hydantoinase/oxoprolinase N-terminal domain-containing protein; translation: MYKLGIDVGGTNTDAVLIDEERRVVAEIKNPTTGDIYEGIMGAVRTLLDQSRINRTEIRQAMLGTTQCTNAIVERKNLARVGILRIGAPATQGIPPMADWTDDIRKIAAGSQIIGGGFEYDGKELTPFDEEAARTFFEDMKAKDIHSIAISCVFSTVRNDHELRAAQLCREIMGSDVHVSISSEIGSMGLVERENATILNAALYRVAERFTEGFAKSLNDEGVTNADVYLSQNDGTLMTMENARKYPILTIACGPTNSIRGASYLSRLENAIVVDVGGTTTDLGFIQNGFPRESSLAVTIGGVRTNFRMPDVVSIGLGGGSIVRQLPDGTVTVGPDSVGYKITEKALVFGGNTVTATDIAVRLGMAAIGDPAKAASLDETFARKALDAIRTLVEDSIDAMKVSSQDIDLILVGGGSIILPTQLAGAKSVMKPEHFGIANAIGSAISKVSGTFEQLISYDEIPREQALEQAKADAIDLAVAAGALRETVEIIEAEDVPLQYYAGNTNKVKIKAAGELKK
- a CDS encoding zinc ribbon domain-containing protein, with translation MSFCGKCGASIPDGSKFCPKCGNPMVSQVNSPEPGVPNPGVTGEFPPVDPAPQPEPAPFNYNQYGSSGGSDYSGPSYEPGKKGSGKLVLILVIAIVAIVAVILILLFTTGILGGGRSGGSAYEKPVQKLMNAIEDQDAQLVVDVLPDEIVDLQLEYYEDEEELADDLASYIFSDFEDYDSIKVSYKVTDREQLDDDEIDDLIDDYSYNLDVDLDITDAYDLDLDVDFKADGEKESESLSLTVIKIDGSWYLDLFSL
- a CDS encoding zinc ribbon domain-containing protein, whose product is MSFCKKCGNQLNAGAQFCPRCGEPVSQPASDYQPTNFSQPVPTAPNKSKAPLFILIGIAAAVVLVIVLLLRGCGGAAYEKPVKVMLDTMISGKYDMKTAQKMVDQIPDPVIDAMIEDYGAYDTEREFVEELAGELEDMADDISEYNPSYKITGTKKMDSDDIETLEEQYSDYIDVDLKISEAYTIKVSLYSTEDGEENKEKAELNTIKVKGKWYLDYFSMNSIF